A section of the Kluyveromyces lactis strain NRRL Y-1140 chromosome F complete sequence genome encodes:
- the PEX15 gene encoding Pex15p (some similarities with uniprot|Q08215 Saccharomyces cerevisiae YOL044W PEX15 Phosphorylated tail-anchored type II integral peroxisomal membrane protein) — protein MMSQKSFQVVDTTRLEQLLDDDRFRLNLQPVDIEKEHAQECLDLYVKGDLKECLELMYEYGLLNSNKMQTSLKSWQLMMDCVSQMNNVGVIGTSLDKRLKEWFTNEELLLRLIKMKPLSDQLIITYQFFYSSLKFWKRNVKQNYEHIDELSISCKELLLQTSRRCQTVTEIQNLSQILDFLIFDVQIETLQKKASITMYTRFCQLDDKLQSKLKANKVKHAQSVDIDTYFREKLQPKPKPKPKSKSRSLKPKNQVQIGAATTSTSTTAVIAPASTQRMNLSYIRRLTTYLPRWLPVWAQSVQWSPQLLASLIIFAISMVLPLARRSKTFNIIWMHSKDKASTIVRLFIHAVNTLASL, from the coding sequence ATGATGAGCCAGAAAAGTTTTCAAGTGGTCGACACGACGAGGTTGGAACAGCTTCTTGATGATGATCGGTTCAGGTTGAATTTACAACCTGTTGATATAGAGAAAGAGCATGCGCAAGAATGCTTAGATCTCTATGTAAAAGGTGACCTTAAGGAATGTCTCGAACTGATGTATGAATATGGGCTGTTGAACAGCAACAAGATGCAAACGTCCTTAAAATCATGGCAATTAATGATGGACTGCGTGAGTCAAATGAATAATGTTGGGGTAATCGGAACGAGTCTAGATAAGCGATTGAAGGAATGGTTCACCAATGAGGAATTACTTCTAAGACTAATCAAGATGAAGCCGTTGAGTGATCAATTGATTATCACGTACCAATTCTTCTATTCTTCcttgaaattttggaagaGAAACGTTAAACAAAACTATGAACACATCGATGAATTATCCATTTCATGCAAGGAACTACTCTTACAAACTTCAAGAAGATGCCAAACAGTAACTGAGATTCAAAACCTAAGTCAAATACTagatttcttgatatttgaCGTTCAAATAGAAACGTTACAAAAGAAGGCCAGCATCACGATGTACACTCGATTTTGTCAGCTAGACGACAAATTGCAGAGCAAGCTCAAGGCGAACAAGGTGAAGCACGCTCAATCCGTGGATATAGACACCTATTTCCGCGAAAAACTACAACCTAAACCAAAGCCGAAgccaaaatcaaagagtAGATCGCTGAAGCCAAAAAATCAAGTCCAGATCGGTGCAGCAACTACATCAACGTCGACAACAGCCGTAATAGCACCTGCATCTACGCAAAGGATGAATTTGTCCTATATACGACGCTTGACAACCTATCTACCTAGATGGTTACCTGTCTGGGCTCAATCGGTACAATGGTCACCGCAATTACTGGCATCGCTTATTATCTTCGCAATATCAATGGTACTACCCCTTGcaagaagatcaaaaacGTTCAATATCATATGGATGCACAGCAAAGATAAAGCATCCACCATAGTAAGACTTTTCATCCATGCAGTGAACACTTTAGCATCGCTATGA
- the LDS1 gene encoding Lds1p (similar to uniprot|P31379 Saccharomyces cerevisiae YAL018C Hypothetical ORF), whose product MSFAGTLICCAFGGLVYKYGDQRHTLLEPPEELGVQDYTVRFAKTKIKILKRRFKDAVASLVPGLSTPGIYLYPLVSYWELLSTPEYWKSSVPIMVVYLLLYALVTFVYLLTILPVYTPLSVFLGPIGLIVAWIHMFLHTNMLTMMTIRMSQMNSFTMYQGMAIRSMDVNIIDAGNDQPIKYYYPLASTYFFFNHLPWKLTEYFAGFVVLCGLLLISSIPILGPFIFHTLISPFITRLYWAPYLRYLKVDNLQRETRFYKMMGQYIAFGLVAGQLESWPIVSALAYSAHAIAICQWAQDLPTLLN is encoded by the coding sequence atgtCATTTGCTGGCACGTTGATCTGTTGCGCATTTGGAGGTCTTGTATACAAATACGGAGACCAAAGGCATACTCTATTAGAACCGCCAGAAGAACTTGGGGTCCAGGATTATACAGTACGTTTTGCGAAAACcaagatcaaaatcttgaaaCGTCGTTTCAAAGATGCGGTAGCGAGTCTCGTGCCTGGACTTTCCACACCAGGAATATACCTTTATCCGCTTGTCTCATACTGGGAATTACTCAGCACTCCAGAGTATTGGAAATCCAGCGTTCCCATAATGGTAGTTTATTTACTATTGTATGCGCTAGTCACCTTTGTATATCTACTGACAATTCTACCGGTGTACACTCCACTTTCCGTTTTCTTGGGCCCCATCGGATTGATCGTTGCATGGATCCACATGTTCCTCCATACAAATATGTTGACAATGATGACGATCCGTATGTCACAGATGAACTCGTTCACCATGTACCAGGGGATGGCAATCAGAAGCATGGATGTGAACATCATAGATGCAGGTAATGACCAGCCAATCAAGTATTATTACCCGTTAGCATCTacatatttcttcttcaaccaTTTACCCTGGAAATTGACAGAATACTTCGCTGGATTCGTGGTTCTATGTGGCTTATTACTGATCTCATCGATTCCTATCTTGGGACCCTTCATCTTCCATACCCTAATTTCACCCTTCATAACAAGACTATATTGGGCACCATACCTAAGATACCTGAAAGTGGATAACTTACAAAGAGAAACAAGATTTTACAAGATGATGGGCCAATATATCGCATTCGGACTTGTCGCTGGACAGTTGGAATCATGGCCCATCGTATCAGCACTTGCATACTCTGCTCATGCCATAGCCATCTGCCAGTGGGCACAAGATCTGCCTACACTATTGAACTAG
- the PSK2 gene encoding serine/threonine protein kinase PSK2 (similar to uniprot|P31374 Saccharomyces cerevisiae YAL017W PSK1 One of two (see also PSK2) PAS domain containing S/T protein kinases coordinately regulates protein synthesis and carbohydrate metabolism and storage in response to a unknown metabolite that reflects nutritional status): MPFIGASTDSRSGFHTLMEKHSRASTPVSSTSSFKRAATGTSTAELSSADDDTQSLASFSRLPTTSDIIEQPEPINQLRKSSTISTISSISSSSNGSIFTDSDIRELLRFPNSSTHAYSYNPLSPYSLSVRLTILKRSIEIMINNPSLLSDSDEPHTFVNIDEAKKLIPQKSQLQTPVPPKVLRNASSAALSAFFTNKNQDLSPVKTLVSLNSKNSASSNQLDNQQQKGLPTSVNIIRSSSNPLATTWEIGSGQTSENTSASSSRRNSLVSNLQSSLNDHLTNKAPPYYGDTATVDYEEKKKSDLEALLDLLNKALQNNTDDAASSLHEMSLFNINKLAIPSPPNNGNGSGKYVDNGATTKYDINYDAHDTAIKKQLLESLAQPFHEIYNTREALMDEKDLEFKVEEYSRDPNSLITGNRILHTFTSQKNSSPKAIFTCSQQHPWKFRAANDLACLIFGISMNAMRALTLLDLIHSDSRNFVLNKIMTTEGQEQVFTGEIVGIKQPGHASSGLIWSSIWAKRKNGLIVCVFEKVPCDYMDVLLNLEDYSIENVVGGEGLQYDTKNFSMKEPQEVDGTGKKSVKFEHQLPDVESISKSLWQVVKDVTSGKLMGPDDDLLPMPLRVANTINDIRYYTLNYLEYNIPCAVSCSILDTELKLKIHSLPYQTGVFILNLHTYEMVSFNKSISKNMFGLHYAELVGKSIEEVIPSFPSMIAYIKRNYPQWDIALPTNKGLVLTEHFFRKIDCEMRGKGEEFYHSIGLNALHRDGSFIKVDVQLRVISWNYMVLWITYSRDLFGKNYSSNPSQLKILNENNINVVTSASSEGSSKTNSEKISVTDFKQMHDDLEKMNLSLEGSTVGSHLEKNPMEEKKEENKEVEETEEVPDDDLELKAKLEVAKRFHQDKSQFVKDDNFKLDKELIVNITSASPPAQDDQYNMDSTASDSSIQTSNTSKSYVIGSQKHTKKFSDFLVLQKMGEGAYGKVDLCMHKKDKYIVVIKRIYKERILVDTWVRDRTLGTIPSEIQIMVTLNRKPHENILRILDFFEDDDYYYLETEMHGETGSIDLFDLIELKTNMTEFEAKLLFKQVASGIKHLHDNGIVHRDIKDENVIVDNKGFVKLIDFGSAAYVKSGPFDVFVGTIDYAAPEVLGGEPYEGKPQDIWAIGVLLYTIIYKENPFYNIDEILDGDLRIQSTHEVSAECVALIRKILNRSVSKRPTIDDIMEDSWLQL, encoded by the coding sequence ATGCCGTTTATTGGTGCTTCTACCGATTCGCGTAGTGGGTTTCATACACTGATGGAAAAACATTCGAGAGCCTCAACACCAGTGTCTTCCACTTCAAGTTTTAAACGTGCCGCCACTGGCACTTCAACGGCAGAGTTATCTTCTGCAGATGATGATACACAGAGTTTAGCATCATTTTCGAGGCTTCCGACTACCAGTGACATTATTGAACAGCCAGAACCAATTAACCAATTGAGGAAATCATCGACGATATCAACTATATCTTCCATATCGTCATCGTCTAACGGTTCTATTTTCACAGATTCTGATATTAGAGAACTCCTGAGGTTcccaaattcttcaacacaTGCATATTCGTACAACCCATTATCACCTTACTCGTTGTCGGTACGGCTAACGATATTGAAACGGTCCATTGAAATTATGATCAATAATCCTTCACTTTTGAGCGATTCTGATGAGCCTCATACTTTTGTTAATATCGACGAAGCTAAGAAACTAATTCCTCAGAAATCTCAACTACAGACACCGGTACCACCCAAAGTACTGCGAAATGCTTCATCAGCTGCATTATCGGCCTTTTTCACCAACAAGAATCAAGACTTGTCTCCTGTAAAAACTTTGGTTAGTTTGAACTCCAAAAATTCAGCATCGTCAAATCAGCTCGATaaccaacaacaaaaagGCCTTCCGACATCTGTTAATATAATACGATCAAGCTCAAATCCTTTGGCAACAACTTGGGAGATCGGCAGTGGACAAACAAGCGAAAATACTAGTGCATCTTCATCCAGGAGAAATTCCCTCGTTTCTAATCTTCAATCATCGTTAAATGATCATCTAACGAACAAAGCACCTCCTTACTATGGCGACACTGCAACTGTCGATTatgaagagaagaaaaaatctGATCTTGAAGCATTGCTAGATTTACTCAATAAAGCTTTGCAAAATAATACGGATGATGCTGCATCAAGTCTTCACGAGATGTCACTATTCAACATTAATAAACTTGCCATACCGTCACCACCTAACAATGGAAATGGAAGCGGTAAATATGTTGATAATGGagcaacaacaaaatatgACATCAATTACGACGCACATGATACTGCGATTAAGAAACAATTATTGGAGAGTTTGGCTCAACCGTTCCATGAAATTTATAACACAAGGGAAGCTTTGATGGACgaaaaagatcttgaaTTTAAAGTGGAAGAATATTCAAGAGATCCGAATTCGTTAATAACCGGTAATAGAATTCTTCACACATTCACGTCCCAAAAGAATTCGTCCCCAAAGGCAATATTTACTTGTTCTCAGCAGCACCCTTGGAAGTTTAGAGCAGCAAATGACCTTGCATGTTTGATATTTGGTATATCAATGAATGCAATGCGTGCTCTAACATTATTAGATTTGATTCATAGTGATAGCAGAAACTTTGTTCTCAACAAAATCATGACTACGGAAGGTCAAGAGCAGGTATTTACAGGAGAAATTGTTGGGATTAAGCAACCGGGACATGCTTCCTCTGGTCTAATTTGGTCATCAATCTGGGCTAAACGTAAAAATGGTTTAATCGTATGTGTATTCGAGAAAGTTCCCTGTGATTACATGGATGTTCTCCTAAACTTAGAAGACTATAGCATCGAGAACGTTGTGGGTGGAGAAGGTTTGCAGTATGATACAAAGAATTTCTCTATGAAAGAGCCTCAGGAAGTTGATGGCACAGGAAAAAAGTCAGTAAAGTTCGAACATCAACTTCCTGACGTTGAGTCGATTAGTAAATCTCTATGGCAGGTTGTAAAGGACGTTACTTCAGGTAAGTTAATGGGACCGGACGATGATTTACTACCAATGCCATTGAGAGTTGCAAATACTATAAACGATATCAGGTACTATACATTGAATTACTTGGAATATAATATTCCATGTGCAGTTTCATGTTCTATATTAGATACCGAATTAAAGCTTAAGATACACAGCTTGCCTTATCAAACGGGTGTCTTCATTTTGAACTTGCACACATATGAGATGGTCTCCTTTAACAAATCGATATCTAAAAACATGTTTGGTCTTCATTACGCGGAATTGGTGGGGAAGAgcattgaagaagttatCCCATCATTCCCTTCGATGATTGCTTATATTAAGCGAAACTACCCACAGTGGGATATTGCTTTGCCTACAAACAAGGGTTTAGTGTTAACGGAGCACTTTTTCAGGAAAATTGATTGTGAGATGCGAGGAAAAGGAGAGGAATTCTATCACTCTATTGGCTTGAATGCTCTACACAGAGATGGATCTTTCATAAAGGTTGATGTACAATTGCGCGTTATCAGTTGGAATTACATGGTGTTATGGATAACTTACTCAAGAGATCTTTTCGGGAAAAACTattcttcaaatccatCTCAATTGAAGATTCTCAACGAAAACAATATCAATGTTGTCACAAGTGCCAGTTCGGAAGGTTCTTCAAAAACCAACAGTGAGAAGATTTCAGTGACTGATTTCAAGCAAATGCatgatgatttggaaaagatGAATCTGAGTCTAGAAGGAAGTACTGTCGGCTCGCATCTGGAGAAAAATCcaatggaagaaaagaaggaggaaaacaaagaagttgaagaaacagaagaagttcCGGACGATGATCTGGAATTGAAAGCAAAACTAGAAGTTGCTAAAAGGTTTCATCAGGACAAGTCACAGTTTGTTAAAGATgacaatttcaaattagACAAGGAACTTATTGTTAATATCACATCAGCTTCTCCACCTGCACAAGATGACCAGTACAATATGGATTCTACAGCTTCTGACAgttcaattcaaacatCCAACACTTCGAAATCCTACGTGATCGGATCTCAGAAACATACCAAAAAGTTTTCTGACTTCCTTGTTTTACAGAAGATGGGAGAAGGCGCCTACGGTAAGGTTGATTTATGCATGCACAAAAAGGATAAGTACATTGTTGTCATCAAACGTATctacaaagaaagaattcttgTTGATACCTGGGTTAGAGATCGAACGTTGGGAACTATACCATCGGAGATCCAGATTATGGTTACCCTTAATCGGAAACCTCATGAAAATATACTGAGGATCttggatttctttgaagacGATGATTACTATTACCTTGAGACAGAAATGCATGGAGAAACAGGGTCGattgatttgtttgatttaaTAGAACTTAAAACGAATATGACTGAATTTGAAGCGAAACTTTTGTTCAAGCAAGTCGCTTCTGGTATCAAACACCTGCACGATAATGGAATAGTCCATAGAGATATAAAAGATGAGAACGTAATCGTGGACAACAAGGGGTTTGTTAAGCTaattgattttggatcAGCTGCTTATGTCAAAAGTGGTCCATTCGACGTTTTCGTCGGAACCATTGATTATGCTGCACCGGAAGTATTGGGAGGAGAGCCATATGAAGGTAAACCTCAAGATATATGGGCAATTGGTGTATTATTGTATACCATAATTTACAAAGAAAATCCATTTTACAATATAGATGAAATTTTAGACGGTGACTTGAGAATTCAATCTACACACGAAGTTAGTGCCGAATGCGTTGCTTTAATAAGAAAAATACTTAACCGGTCCGTCTCAAAAAGACCGACCATTGACGACATCATGGAAGATTCGTGGCTTCAATTATAA
- the GAL11 gene encoding Gal11p (uniprot|P32257 Kluyveromyces lactis KLLA0F07579g GAL11 Transcription regulatory protein GAL11) encodes MDDWRSTISTQERSQFVTELAQILADMSRINGGEKANFNLEKLKKSAEQFESSLYASCNSKDLYLDAMRKRIAAMDSAKRKSIEAQRQKLAQAQAQAQAVQRQQQQQQQQHHMQQQGSGQQQANGIPANINAQMFLNQQAQARQQAQRQIRSTLTGQQQQQPMPQQPQPQQQQPNMMRPQLTLQQQQQLANELKVTEIPRELLQKIPNLPPGITTWPQITFWAQKNRPSQNDLIITKKVYQLHQQLLNKSKLQQSNVNRMNTSVQQPGMGVQQSPNQRMNMNQVPQQQQQVRQQQQQQQQQQQQQHKQQPQHQEPPAVLGRLNQVFTQAEQKMLYEAGKKMIENLQRSGKLPPNLDSQQQLLYIKKYMNQMVLKKMQQLGIPIPMPGSAQQQSQLLQQQQQQQQQQQQQQRQQQIPQVQQAPLQQPQVQPPQSQQAQSRRQAMGMKPTPVIPNAGVMKPQPQQTPQNIQQPMMQQQSSPPPQQQQQQQQQSKISVPRPTEQDMLALKKLNAEVTKNPVKLNDITNRLTNDQKQQIRSKLHANQQLFSSVESFIPTLYMLTRNEEHIRQLLQIRMLTREIMEKAVRGVFLVEPNVVDKVIFRYQKYYEYTKEQLLRRQQQLMTMRQMQNNNPNLTANDLLNQQQLLQNRKLNLAMQSQTQEPPQIAAQQQQPQQPISGVNNNSNMGIVLDSSLNATSRSGTNTMEFLNSPEFSAISPAVPSPNKDKKNPATRAVKGKKNSQSGIPTSNPQSNSNASVVNSRTATPTVIPGSSPMFNNKSLASGQQNSPSPKTMINSPPQQDNPYKNDELALKKMAIRTAELMSRYKHRKEVFVMSSIDLFLSTFADCLDIKDDAVDLVHKTPQPILDQINGTGKKKLSKAAQKARDQDPVEISVRNNKLLMPSKSEKTLRSFKIPIADITACFKPFADPKQLILNSTPKHDEKKRKFDDLEISPTDSSSELMSESKKVKFDSPDDMFLNDPSSVQETKPLVPSELGMYSINSKPSIPSSAGNMPAPNESTDSGMNIWDWNYWESL; translated from the coding sequence ATGGACGATTGGAGAAGCACTATCTCGACTCAGGAACGAAGTCAGTTCGTTACTGAATTGGCGCAGATTCTTGCCGATATGAGTCGAATTAACGGTGGTGAAAAGGcgaatttcaatttggagaaattgaaaaagagtGCCGAACAGTTTGAGTCTAGCCTGTATGCCAGTTGTAATTCTAAGGATTTGTACTTGGATGCTATGCGGAAACGGATTGCTGCCATGGATTCTGCTAAGAGGAAGTCCATTGAGGCTCAGAGACAGAAGCTGGCTCAAGCTCAGGCGCAAGCACAAGCTGTGCAGAgacaacagcaacaacagcaacaacagcacCATATGCAACAGCAAGGTTCCGGTCAACAGCAGGCGAATGGCATTCCGGCTAATATCAATGCTCAGATGTTTTTGAATCAACAGGCACAGGCTAGACAGCAGGCTCAAAGGCAAATTAGAAGCACGCTCACTGgacaacagcagcagcagccaATGCCACAACAGCCACAAccacaacagcagcagcctAACATGATGAGGCCACAATTGACGttgcaacaacaacagcaactCGCCAATGAGCTAAAGGTTACGGAAATTCCTAGAGAATTACTCCAGAAAATACCCAACTTACCTCCCGGGATCACAACATGGCCTCAGATTACCTTTTGGGCACAGAAGAATAGACCTTCTCagaatgatttgattatcACCAAGAAAGTTTATCAACTGCACCAGcaattgttgaacaaatctAAGCTTCAACAATCAAATGTTAACAGAATGAATACTTCTGTTCAGCAACCGGGAATGGGTGTGCAACAATCTCCTAATCAAAGGATGAATATGAATCAAGTGCctcaacagcaacaacaggtacgacaacaacaacaacaacaacagcagcagcagcaacaacaacataAACAGCAACCTCAGCATCAAGAACCTCCAGCGGTGTTGGGAAGATTGAATCAGGTCTTCACCCAAGCTGAACAGAAAATGCTTTATGAAGCTGGTAAGAAGATGATTGAAAATTTGCAAAGGTCCGGAAAGTTGCCTCCAAATCTCGATAGCCAACAGCAGCTTCtttatatcaaaaaatatatgaaccaaatggtgttgaagaaaatgcaACAGTTGGGAATCCCAATCCCAATGCCTGGTTCTGCTCAACAGCAGTCTCAGCTGttacaacaacaacagcaacaacagcaacaacagcaacaacaacaaagaCAACAACAGATACCACAGGTTCAGCAAGCTCCTCTTCAACAACCACAAGTTCAGCCACCTCAATCCCAACAAGCTCAGTCTAGACGACAAGCTATGGGAATGAAACCAACCCCTGTTATTCCAAACGCTGGTGTCATGAAGCCTCAACCTCAACAAACCCCTCAGAATATCCAACAACCAATGATGCAACAGCAATCATCACCACCACcacaacagcaacaacaacaacagcagcaatcCAAAATTTCTGTTCCAAGACCAACAGAACAGGATATGCTAGCTCTCAAGAAGTTAAATGCAGAAGTTACCAAAAATCCCGTAAAGCTTAATGATATCACCAACAGGTTGACTAATgatcaaaaacaacaaatcAGATCAAAACTTCATGCCAATCAGCAGCTATTCAGCAGTGTTGAGAGCTTCATACCTACATTATACATGTTGACTAGAAATGAAGAACATATCAGACAGTTATTACAGATTAGGATGCTTACTAGGGAGATTATGGAAAAAGCTGTCAGAGGAGTCTTCTTGGTTGAACCAAATGTTGTCGATAAGGTCATTTTTAGATACCAAAAGTACTATGAGTATACTAAGGAGCAATTGTTAAGAAGACAGCAACAGTTGATGACAATGCGTCAAATGCAGAATAATAACCCTAATCTAACTGCAAATGACTTACTAAACCAACAACAGCTGTTACAGAATAGAAAACTGAACTTAGCAATGCAATCACAGACACAAGAACCACCTCAGATTGCTGCtcagcaacagcaaccaCAGCAACCAATTTCAGGTGTTAACAATAATTCAAACATGGGTATCGTCCTCGACTCTTCACTAAATGCTACTAGTAGATCAGGAACTAATACTATGGAATTTTTGAACTCTCCTGAATTCAGCGCTATTTCACCAGCAGTTCCATCTCCAAACAAGGATAAAAAGAATCCTGCTACAAGGGCTGTAAAGGGTAAGAAGAATTCACAATCTGGTATTCCGACTTCTAATCCTCAATCCAACAGCAATGCAAGTGTTGTTAATTCAAGAACTGCCACACCAACTGTAATTCCTGGCTCCTCCCCAATGTTCAATAACAAGAGCTTAGCTTCTGGTCAACAGAATTCGCCTTCGCCGAAGACTATGATAAATTCTCCTCCGCAGCAGGATAATCCATATAAGAATGACGAACTAGctctgaagaagatggcTATCAGGACAGCAGAACTGATGTCACGTTATAAACATCGTAAGGAGGTCTTTGTAATGTCTTCAATTGACTTGTTTTTGTCTACATTTGCGGACTGTTTGGATATAAAGGATGATGCTGTCGATTTAGTTCATAAGACTCCACAGCCAATATTAGACCAGATTAATGGTACAGGTAAGAAAAAACTCTCAAAAGCGGCCCAGAAGGCAAGAGATCAAGATCCAGTCGAGATATCGGTAAGGAATAACAAGTTGTTGATGCCAAGCAAGAGCGAGAAAACCTTGCGTTCGTTCAAAATACCTATCGCTGACATTACTGCTTGTTTCAAACCATTCGCGGATCCTAAACAACTAATACTCAACTCTACACCGAAGcatgatgaaaagaaaaggaaattcGATGATTTAGAAATCAGCCCCACTGATTCTTCGAGTGAGTTAATGTCTGAGTCCAAAAAAGTCAAATTCGATTCACCTGACGATATGTTTTTGAATGACCCATCTTCCGTACAAGAAACTAAACCATTAGTGCCATCGGAACTTGGAATGTACTCAATTAATTCAAAGCCTTCCATTCCTTCATCAGCTGGTAATATGCCAGCTCCTAATGAATCTACAGATTCAGGAATGA
- a CDS encoding uncharacterized protein (similar to uniprot|P50276 Saccharomyces cerevisiae YGR055W MUP1 High affinity methionine permease) yields MSSPNEDRREIASTDEPIQDLFLISEDYIINPHEHKLNTFHTISLIVNRIIGTGIFSTPALIFTLSQQSIGISLILWVLGGIFTFAGLSVYLEFGLKIPKSGGEKNYLSRTLPKPKHLIECIYAFTIVLLGFSSGNSYAFGKYIIYVLGFNSSLSETVIDKASRYIGSLVIISCTLWHIFFPTGAKRVILYLGLVKVLILGVIVFLGSIAIIAPNLIEPHWDNFHNSFSNGSQPLDWYSISVALLQVIYSFKGWENANYVLEELEDPRRTLMIAAPVSVGLTTFLYIAIVFSYYVVIPKAEISDTGILISGVFFERIFERYSKSLAMQIVSRVLPFCIILSNYGNVMAVSFSNARVNQELAKEGIFPLTHLFSKLNYALFLHCFITIVVLLLPPNGNIYQLIIDLYAYPSGWFNLIIGIGLIYIHWTNDGGWNDIYTPWSSWYLVTVIFIISNLFLAVIPFVPPNGSVENDGYSYWVFPVTGISIMGVGALYWLLVVRKSYSRYSSATHNNEVDDYTVR; encoded by the coding sequence ATGTCATCTCCGAACGAAGATCGTCGAGAGATAGCAAGCACAGATGAACCGATCCAAGACCTATTTCTCATTAGTGAAGATTACATTATTAATCCCCATGAGCATAAACTTAACACCTTTCACACTATTTCATTGATTGTTAACAGAATTATAGGAACCGGCATTTTCAGTACACCAGCTTTAATATTTACACTCTCACAGCAATCGATTGGTATATCTTTAATTCTGTGGGTACTTGGAGGCATATTTACGTTCGCCGGCTTGAGCGTATATTTAGAGTTCGGATTAAAAATACCCAAGTCTGGGGGTGAAAAGAACTATTTGAGCAGGACTCTACCGAAACCCAAACATCTAATTGAGTGCATTTATGCTTTCACAATCGTGTTGTTGGGTTTTAGTTCTGGAAACTCGTATGCCTTTGGTAAATACATCATATATGTCCTAGGATTCAATTCAAGCCTGTCTGAAACAGTCATTGATAAAGCATCCAGATATATCGGTTCTTTGGTTATAATAAGCTGTACCTTATGGCATATCTTTTTTCCTACCGGAGCGAAAAGAGTGATTCTATATCTAGGGTTGGTAAAAGTTCTAATACTTGGAGTCATCGTATTTTTGGGATCAATAGCTATAATTGCTCCAAATCTTATTGAGCCACATTGGGATAACTTTCACAACAGTTTCAGCAATGGCTCCCAACCTCTCGATTGGTATTCCATTTCAGTCGCTTTATTGCAGGTCATTTATTCGTTCAAAGGTTGGGAGAACGCGAATTACGTCTTggaagaattagaagacCCGCGCAGGACCCTTATGATTGCAGCACCAGTATCTGTTGGTTTAACTACATTTTTATACATCGCAATTGTCTTTTCATATTACGTTGTGATACCCAAAGCTGAAATTTCTGATACGGGCATATTAATCAGTGGAGTCTTCTTCGaaagaatttttgaaaggtACTCTAAATCGTTGGCAATGCAGATAGTGTCCCGTGTCTTACCGTTTTGCATTATTCTCTCCAACTATGGTAATGTCATGGCAGTTAGTTTCTCAAATGCTAGAGTAAATCAAGAACTTGCAAAAGAAGGTATATTCCCTTTGACGCATCTGTTCAGTAAGTTAAACTATGCTTTGTTTTTACACTGCTTCATTACCATTGTCGTACTACTTCTGCCACCAAACGGCAATATCTACCAGTTAATCATCGATCTTTATGCATATCCAAGCGGTTGGTTTAATTTAATCATTGGAATCGGGTTAATATATATCCACTGGACAAATGATGGTGGTTGGAACGATATTTATACGCCATGGTCAAGTTGGTACCTAGTCACGGTTATATTCATTATATCCAACCTTTTCCTAGCTGTCATTCCGTTTGTTCCTCCTAATGGCAGTGTAGAAAATGATGGTTATTCATATTGGGTATTCCCAGTGACAGGAATATCAATTATGGGTGTAGGGGCATTATATTGGTTACTTGTAGTGAGAAAAAGTTATTCTAGGTACAGCTCAGCAACACATAATaatgaagttgatgatTACACCGTCAGATGA